Proteins from a genomic interval of Nostoc sp. TCL240-02:
- a CDS encoding response regulator transcription factor has translation MKNDKSSPIRLLIVDDQSLIRQGLKAMLEQEPDLEVVGDAENGKVALELVAELQPDVVLMDIRMPEMDGRTATKLIMQSFPNIKVLVLSTFDDDSYLTGAMRAGAKGYLLKDMPSSELADAIRFGHSGYTQFGPGLFDKLLVTEVASASASQNSASSKPSEITAREQEVLCLIGVGATNREIAQQLYITEGTVKTHVTSILNRLNLKNRSQLAIYANSVLNQEKKLSGNLPE, from the coding sequence ATGAAAAATGATAAATCCTCTCCTATTCGCCTGTTAATCGTTGACGATCAGAGCCTCATTCGTCAGGGACTGAAAGCAATGCTAGAACAGGAACCTGATTTGGAAGTGGTCGGTGATGCTGAGAATGGTAAAGTTGCTCTAGAGCTTGTTGCAGAACTTCAGCCCGATGTGGTGCTAATGGATATTCGGATGCCCGAAATGGATGGACGAACTGCAACAAAACTGATTATGCAAAGCTTTCCTAATATCAAAGTTCTCGTCTTGAGTACATTTGATGATGATTCTTATTTAACAGGGGCAATGCGTGCAGGTGCAAAAGGATATTTGCTTAAAGATATGCCTTCAAGTGAGCTAGCAGATGCAATTCGCTTTGGGCATTCTGGCTATACTCAATTTGGACCGGGGTTATTTGATAAATTATTAGTTACGGAAGTAGCTTCAGCTTCAGCTAGCCAAAATTCCGCTTCATCAAAGCCATCGGAAATTACCGCACGAGAACAAGAGGTTTTATGTTTGATCGGTGTTGGTGCAACGAACCGCGAAATTGCCCAACAACTTTATATTACCGAAGGAACGGTAAAAACTCATGTGACGAGTATTTTAAACCGCCTCAATCTCAAAAATCGATCGCAACTGGCAATCTATGCAAATTCTGTTCTCAATCAAGAAAAGAAACTATCCGGGAACCTACCCGAATAA
- a CDS encoding response regulator, whose product MELSQSSKGDILIVDDTLDNLRLLSAMLTEQGYEVRSVTNGSMALIGIQAQPPDLILLDITMPGMNGYEVCQRLKSNPQTQEIPVIFISALNEVFDKVKAFSVGGVDFINKPFQIEEVVARMEHQLKLCRLQMQLQEQNRRLQETEAELRRSLDHQKALNQRIEEMVALEERNRIARDIHDSLGHSLVALNVQMETALTLWETDPNRARSFLLAAKKLGSEALQEVRESVSAIRSDPLHGQLLENAIANLAEEFYHLTDVLPYCKIDLSQPLSDSVNHVVYRIIQEGLTNIYKHANATAVQIRIQTTAAGLSLILQDNGKGFECDQSVAGYGLQGMRERMATVNAQLEIVSKPGAGCRIVANFPRDEGGGLGGG is encoded by the coding sequence ATGGAATTAAGCCAATCATCCAAGGGAGATATTCTCATAGTTGATGACACTCTAGATAATCTTCGCCTTTTATCAGCAATGCTTACCGAGCAAGGATACGAAGTGAGGAGTGTTACCAATGGTTCTATGGCGTTAATTGGCATACAAGCTCAACCTCCAGATTTAATTCTGCTCGATATTACCATGCCCGGAATGAACGGCTATGAAGTATGTCAGCGACTGAAATCTAATCCTCAAACACAAGAGATTCCTGTCATTTTTATAAGTGCTTTGAATGAGGTATTTGATAAAGTGAAAGCCTTTTCGGTTGGAGGCGTTGATTTTATTAACAAACCTTTTCAGATTGAAGAGGTGGTTGCTCGGATGGAGCATCAACTCAAACTTTGTCGCTTACAAATGCAACTTCAGGAGCAAAATCGTCGCTTGCAGGAGACAGAAGCAGAACTAAGGCGATCGCTCGATCATCAAAAAGCGCTGAATCAACGCATCGAGGAAATGGTGGCGCTAGAAGAACGCAATCGCATTGCGCGTGACATCCACGACTCTCTAGGACATTCCCTCGTAGCGCTAAATGTGCAAATGGAAACAGCATTAACCCTTTGGGAAACCGATCCTAATCGGGCGCGATCGTTTTTATTAGCAGCGAAAAAATTGGGTTCTGAAGCTTTACAAGAGGTGCGGGAATCAGTTTCGGCAATTCGCTCCGATCCACTCCACGGACAATTACTCGAAAATGCGATCGCTAACCTTGCAGAGGAATTTTATCACCTCACCGATGTCTTACCATACTGCAAAATTGATTTGTCACAACCACTTTCCGATTCAGTAAATCATGTTGTGTATCGCATTATCCAAGAAGGGCTAACCAATATTTATAAACACGCCAATGCCACAGCTGTTCAAATTAGAATTCAAACAACGGCGGCGGGGTTATCGTTGATACTCCAAGATAACGGGAAAGGCTTTGAATGCGATCAATCCGTTGCCGGATACGGACTCCAGGGAATGCGAGAACGAATGGCTACAGTAAATGCCCAGCTAGAAATTGTCAGTAAACCGGGCGCTGGTTGTCGGATTGTTGCTAACTTTCCCAGAGATGAGGGAGGAGGACTGGGCGGGGGATAG